From the Flavobacteriales bacterium genome, one window contains:
- a CDS encoding CofH family radical SAM protein: MNIDALLQRALAFEFLSAEEGQYLFEHAPTADLMYVANELRKIQKPDGLVTWQIDRNVNTTNACIANCKFCNFFRPPGHEEVYVTSIEEYKPKIEETIRYGGDQLLLQGGHHPDLGLDFYTNLFSELKDLYPEIRLHALGPPEVAHICKLEGKSHTEVLTALKEAGMDSLPGAGAEILNDRVRRLISRGKCTGQEWLDVMRACHQLHITTSATMMFGHIETLEERFEHLVWIRQVQSEKPADAEGFLAFIPWPFMDDGTLLNRIRGIKNNVSADEYLRMIAISRIMLPNIKNIQASWLTVGKETAQLCLHGGANDFGSIMIEENVVSAAGAPHRFTYKSIQESIRKAGFEPQLRRQDYTFREIPEGIEEQIINY, from the coding sequence ATGAATATAGACGCTTTATTACAACGAGCTTTAGCTTTTGAATTTTTATCGGCAGAAGAAGGTCAATATCTTTTTGAACATGCCCCTACTGCCGATTTAATGTATGTTGCCAATGAGCTGAGAAAAATACAAAAGCCTGATGGTTTGGTCACTTGGCAGATTGACAGAAATGTCAACACTACCAATGCTTGTATTGCCAATTGTAAGTTTTGCAACTTTTTTAGACCACCGGGTCATGAGGAAGTCTATGTTACATCTATAGAAGAGTACAAGCCCAAAATAGAAGAAACTATTCGTTATGGCGGAGACCAATTGCTTTTGCAAGGCGGACATCACCCCGATTTAGGCTTAGATTTTTACACCAATCTGTTCAGTGAGCTCAAAGACCTTTATCCTGAAATTCGCTTACATGCTTTAGGGCCGCCAGAAGTAGCTCACATTTGTAAGCTAGAGGGCAAAAGTCACACCGAAGTTTTGACGGCATTGAAAGAAGCTGGTATGGACAGTTTACCTGGTGCTGGGGCAGAAATACTAAACGATAGAGTCAGACGACTTATATCTCGTGGAAAATGTACTGGTCAGGAGTGGCTAGATGTTATGCGTGCTTGTCATCAATTGCACATTACCACTTCAGCCACTATGATGTTCGGTCACATTGAAACTTTAGAAGAACGCTTTGAACATTTGGTATGGATTCGTCAGGTGCAGTCGGAAAAACCAGCCGATGCCGAGGGATTTTTAGCCTTTATTCCTTGGCCTTTTATGGACGATGGCACTTTGCTCAATCGTATTCGAGGGATTAAAAATAACGTATCTGCTGATGAATATTTGCGTATGATTGCCATTAGTAGAATTATGTTGCCCAATATTAAAAACATACAAGCCTCTTGGCTAACGGTTGGTAAGGAAACGGCTCAGTTGTGTTTGCACGGTGGAGCTAATGATTTTGGTTCTATTATGATTGAAGAAAATGTAGTTTCGGCAGCAGGAGCACCCCATCGTTTTACTTACAAAAGCATACAAGAATCGATTCGTAAAGCGGGTTTTGAGCCTCAGCTAAGAAGACAAGATTATACCTTTAGGGAAATTCCTGAAGGCATTGAAGAACAAATCATTAATTACTAA
- a CDS encoding DUF3817 domain-containing protein: protein MKTFFRLITLLEGLSYILLLFIATPLKHWGGDDAFVKLLGMPHGVLFMLYLVLALLLKEDYQWNRLDMLIVCLASIIPFGTFYVDKKYLR, encoded by the coding sequence ATGAAAACATTTTTTAGACTCATTACCCTATTAGAGGGGCTATCTTATATTCTTTTATTATTTATTGCAACCCCCTTAAAGCATTGGGGTGGCGATGATGCTTTCGTCAAGCTATTGGGGATGCCTCATGGGGTATTGTTTATGCTATATCTTGTTTTAGCATTGCTTCTTAAAGAAGACTATCAGTGGAACAGACTAGATATGCTAATCGTTTGTTTAGCTTCTATTATTCCTTTTGGTACTTTTTATGTAGATAAGAAGTATTTGAGGTAA
- a CDS encoding riboflavin synthase, protein MFTGIIEHIGEVVSLEREQDNLHISMRTPITSELKIDQSVAHNGVCLTVVAIHDDIYTVTAIKETLDKSNLGQLEVGHKVNIERCMKLGDRLDGHIVQGHVDQTAQCTHIGQEQGWHTYTFEYMPSQNITVEKGSICVNGVSLTVVNSQKNSFSVAIIPYTYEHTNFQYLEVGSTVNLEFDIIGKYITKMNA, encoded by the coding sequence ATGTTTACAGGTATCATAGAACATATCGGTGAAGTGGTATCCTTGGAGAGAGAGCAAGATAATTTGCATATTTCTATGCGTACACCCATAACTTCAGAATTGAAGATAGACCAAAGCGTGGCACACAATGGCGTATGTCTAACGGTTGTAGCCATACATGATGATATTTACACCGTAACGGCTATTAAAGAAACTTTAGACAAAAGCAATTTGGGACAGTTGGAAGTAGGGCATAAAGTCAATATTGAGCGATGTATGAAGTTAGGCGATAGACTAGATGGTCATATTGTTCAAGGTCATGTGGACCAAACTGCTCAATGCACACATATTGGGCAAGAACAGGGTTGGCATACCTATACTTTTGAATATATGCCTTCTCAAAATATCACCGTAGAGAAAGGGTCTATATGTGTCAATGGGGTAAGTTTGACGGTGGTCAATTCTCAAAAAAACAGCTTTTCGGTGGCCATCATACCTTACACTTACGAGCATACCAATTTTCAGTATTTAGAAGTTGGTAGTACGGTCAATTTAGAGTTTGATATTATTGGCAAGTACATTACAAAAATGAATGCATGA
- the pdxA gene encoding 4-hydroxythreonine-4-phosphate dehydrogenase PdxA, which yields MSKAIKLGISIGDTNGIGLEVILKSFHDKRMLDFCTPILFGDYHLAVNTKKQLGLEEINLHKIQSLKESKHKKVNVINCWKETLSPNYGSKENGGKYALKSLEKACQALQNGSIDVLVTAPINKENIQSDSFKFSGHTEFLEQQFEGQALMLMLNKELRIGVVTGHLPLQQVSKHITQELILQKLESFNQSLIQDFGIRKPKIAVLGLNPHAGDNGLLGQEEKKTIIPALQKAEDKGLLAFGPYPADGFFGSNQLMAFDGVLAMYHDQGLVPFKTLSFGNGVNFTSGLSVVRTSPDHGTAFDIAGKNIASESSFIQAIYTACDIYKKRQEWQELNSNILPSQAKKEKARER from the coding sequence ATGAGTAAAGCCATCAAATTAGGCATATCCATAGGTGACACCAATGGCATAGGATTAGAAGTCATCTTAAAAAGTTTTCATGATAAACGCATGCTAGACTTTTGTACGCCCATACTTTTTGGCGATTACCATTTAGCTGTGAACACCAAAAAACAATTAGGATTAGAAGAAATAAACCTCCATAAAATACAGTCCCTCAAGGAAAGTAAGCACAAAAAAGTAAATGTAATAAACTGCTGGAAAGAAACGCTTAGCCCCAACTATGGTAGTAAGGAAAATGGCGGTAAATATGCCTTGAAATCTCTTGAAAAAGCCTGTCAAGCCCTACAAAATGGAAGTATTGATGTTCTAGTAACAGCCCCCATCAATAAAGAAAACATACAGTCCGATAGCTTTAAGTTTTCTGGTCATACCGAATTTTTAGAACAACAATTTGAAGGTCAGGCTTTGATGTTAATGCTTAATAAAGAACTGCGCATAGGCGTAGTGACAGGTCATCTGCCACTACAACAAGTATCCAAACACATTACCCAAGAATTGATACTGCAAAAGCTAGAGTCCTTTAACCAAAGTTTAATACAAGATTTTGGTATTCGTAAGCCAAAAATTGCTGTTTTGGGACTGAACCCCCACGCAGGAGATAATGGTTTGCTTGGGCAAGAAGAAAAAAAGACCATAATACCAGCATTGCAAAAAGCCGAAGACAAAGGGCTATTGGCCTTTGGACCATACCCTGCTGATGGCTTTTTTGGCTCAAATCAATTAATGGCCTTTGACGGAGTATTAGCCATGTACCACGACCAAGGCTTAGTGCCTTTCAAAACCTTGTCTTTTGGAAATGGCGTGAACTTTACCTCTGGATTGTCAGTAGTTAGAACTTCGCCTGATCACGGTACTGCCTTCGATATCGCTGGTAAAAACATAGCTTCTGAAAGCTCTTTCATACAGGCCATTTATACCGCATGTGACATCTACAAAAAACGCCAAGAATGGCAAGAGCTAAACAGCAATATTTTACCGTCGCAAGCCAAAAAAGAAAAGGCTAGAGAACGTTAG
- a CDS encoding tail fiber domain-containing protein, whose protein sequence is MKKNTTIKNSPMKTYIALFIFAFYFGQVVAQAPHAQSLLRLSNVSTAEMNAISNPLLGSVVYNTTQNSVYQKSPNSWIKLRQTLSIDGDQLSISDGNTVTIPVINIENGTQVSNSLYYNGNSWTENDLLTIHLPGFSEYSGPSGRVGINTNTPDQTLSVNGNASKTGGGAWLTYSDQRLKKNIKDYRKGIDELMRINPILYNYTSKSGYSDTTSTFAGIIAQEIEKILPNTVSRFDDSKGPSGLKDKRQFDSSEIIWLMVNAIQDLQKELHDIRAARQRK, encoded by the coding sequence ATGAAAAAAAATACCACCATTAAAAATAGCCCCATGAAAACATACATAGCCCTTTTTATATTTGCCTTTTATTTTGGACAAGTAGTAGCACAAGCTCCACATGCTCAAAGTTTATTGCGCCTATCCAATGTTAGTACGGCAGAAATGAATGCCATCAGTAACCCCCTATTAGGTTCTGTAGTGTATAATACCACTCAAAATTCGGTCTATCAAAAAAGTCCCAATAGTTGGATTAAACTAAGGCAAACCTTATCCATTGATGGCGATCAACTGAGTATCAGCGATGGTAATACTGTAACAATACCAGTCATCAATATCGAAAACGGTACACAGGTATCCAATTCTCTCTATTATAATGGTAATAGTTGGACCGAAAACGATTTACTCACTATTCATTTGCCTGGCTTTTCCGAATATTCAGGCCCTAGTGGTCGTGTAGGTATCAATACCAACACTCCCGACCAGACACTTTCTGTGAATGGCAATGCTTCCAAAACTGGAGGGGGAGCTTGGCTAACGTATTCGGACCAAAGACTAAAAAAGAACATCAAAGATTACCGTAAAGGCATAGACGAATTGATGCGCATTAACCCCATCTTATACAACTATACCAGTAAATCAGGATACAGCGATACAACCAGCACTTTTGCAGGAATTATTGCCCAAGAAATAGAAAAGATACTGCCCAATACCGTTAGTCGTTTTGACGATAGTAAGGGTCCTAGTGGTCTGAAAGACAAACGCCAATTTGACTCCTCAGAAATCATTTGGCTAATGGTTAACGCTATACAAGACCTACAAAAAGAATTGCACGACATACGTGCGGCTAGGCAAAGGAAATAG
- a CDS encoding leucyl aminopeptidase → MDLHLSLSKDFSKQQSLILLCKSLDHLAEFDLSTEEKKYLEKALKNEQKSMLINRYSHCIFVVITSDDLEKIRLSANSLHPLIIKEKIEDITVVDCCKNSSESLAFVEGLALTNYQFLKYFKDKKTHSLKSIGLHFDGSKQDIQHLQSVVQGTYVARDLVNEPFSYLTAPQYSKDIEALAKESGFSVEVFHKSKIEALKMGGLLAVNKGSIDPPTFNIMEWKPKGATNNKPIVLVGKGIVYDTGGLSLKPTPNSMDIMKCDMGGSAAVVGTMYAIAKAKLNVHVVGLVPATDNRPSGNAYAPGDVITMHDGSTVEVLNTDAEGRLILADALSYAKKYKPEIVIDLATLTGAAARAIGKQGIVAMGNDQKTLSELKESGHRVHERLAEFPFWEEYKEDLKSTIADLKNLGGAEAGAITAGKFLEHFTDYPYTHLDIAGPAFTQSPFNYRGQGGTGVGVRLLFDFLKTKV, encoded by the coding sequence ATGGACTTACACCTATCCCTATCAAAAGATTTTTCTAAACAACAATCCTTAATATTGCTATGCAAATCTTTAGACCACTTAGCTGAGTTTGACTTAAGCACGGAGGAAAAGAAATACCTTGAAAAAGCCCTCAAGAACGAGCAAAAAAGTATGCTTATCAACCGATATAGCCATTGTATCTTTGTGGTGATTACCTCCGATGATTTGGAAAAAATACGTTTGTCTGCCAACAGTTTGCACCCTCTAATTATTAAAGAAAAAATAGAAGACATCACCGTCGTTGATTGCTGCAAGAATTCAAGCGAAAGTTTGGCATTTGTCGAAGGTTTAGCCTTAACCAATTATCAGTTTCTAAAATATTTTAAGGATAAAAAAACCCATAGCCTAAAGTCCATAGGGCTACACTTCGATGGCTCTAAACAAGACATTCAGCACTTACAATCGGTGGTGCAAGGGACTTATGTGGCTAGAGACTTAGTCAATGAGCCCTTTTCATACCTAACCGCACCCCAATACAGTAAGGATATCGAAGCACTAGCAAAGGAATCGGGCTTTAGCGTAGAAGTCTTTCATAAAAGTAAAATAGAAGCTCTGAAAATGGGAGGACTTCTAGCCGTCAATAAAGGAAGTATTGACCCCCCTACATTTAACATTATGGAGTGGAAACCCAAAGGGGCGACTAACAACAAACCCATCGTATTGGTTGGTAAAGGCATCGTTTATGATACTGGTGGTTTGAGTCTCAAGCCTACGCCCAACTCTATGGATATCATGAAGTGCGATATGGGAGGTTCGGCTGCCGTGGTCGGTACGATGTACGCCATAGCCAAAGCAAAATTAAACGTACACGTAGTCGGTTTAGTTCCTGCTACTGACAACAGACCGTCTGGCAATGCTTATGCCCCCGGCGATGTCATTACTATGCACGACGGCTCTACAGTAGAAGTGCTCAACACCGATGCTGAAGGACGATTGATACTTGCCGATGCTCTCAGCTATGCTAAAAAATATAAGCCCGAAATTGTGATTGACCTAGCCACCCTAACAGGTGCCGCCGCTCGAGCCATCGGCAAACAAGGTATTGTAGCTATGGGCAACGACCAAAAGACCCTGTCTGAGCTGAAAGAAAGTGGACACAGAGTGCACGAAAGGTTGGCAGAATTTCCCTTTTGGGAAGAATATAAAGAGGATTTAAAATCGACCATTGCCGACCTCAAAAACCTAGGTGGTGCCGAAGCTGGAGCCATCACTGCTGGTAAGTTTTTAGAGCATTTTACCGACTACCCATATACCCACTTAGACATTGCTGGGCCAGCATTTACCCAAAGCCCTTTTAACTACAGAGGGCAAGGTGGTACAGGTGTAGGCGTACGCTTATTGTTCGATTTCCTAAAAACTAAAGTCTAA
- a CDS encoding tail fiber domain-containing protein, whose translation MKKIIIILLLIGELFSAVAQVPLNNTILRSKNLNSLEMQSIGNPLDGSILYNTQDTSIFLRSNSNKWMRLRQELKVCNQYLNISDGNGVELSSVLARRKGETLSWTGNKWKSDSLLSIFGYTESFRFLTECFTPLFTDNYVFIPGIEEDGTNKLAYFDIQDPDELKPMGYIKNNDDACLRNVRDVAWHNNILYLGGDKLTAIDLDDFYDWPETVLDSGWQQFEQQWIYWDAMPETGGCNPLFTIDLPTAPYENENNIVKMTIKDNRWLICFRYGGGLYSLFMTIYDLNNPLNPQLVMDYQFEPNSSSYMDFFDIEIQGDRIFFSSHGTEIRYFDLPNWMITSTQPQNINLNSIQCAPYLNWGEKKMMLHNNANIMMVSWTQLTSGGSETDFAIYNISNPTNPILIATLPHNAMTFDIDEAANRLYIPDKASGLLYVYDITVPGNPVQVDIISNEFLSQPGLAMWGGIKVRDGRCYFHDNFFMNSIPLEKEGSVGIGETNPEEILEVNGQANKLNGGNWTGYSDKRIKKNINPLTYGLKEISQINTVEYQYNSLSGFQDTTKTYVGVLAQDIQKILPHTVSQKRNSLNGLKDVKQLDSSSIMWILLNAIKELKQQIEDEKKYHH comes from the coding sequence ATGAAAAAAATTATAATTATACTTTTACTGATAGGAGAGCTATTCTCAGCAGTAGCACAAGTACCCTTGAATAATACTATACTAAGAAGTAAAAACCTCAACTCTTTAGAGATGCAAAGTATAGGCAACCCCTTAGACGGCTCTATTCTATACAATACACAAGACACTTCTATCTTTTTGAGGAGCAATAGCAACAAATGGATGCGGCTTAGACAAGAGCTAAAAGTATGCAACCAATACCTCAATATATCAGACGGCAATGGAGTAGAACTATCAAGTGTACTCGCCCGTAGAAAAGGGGAAACCCTTTCCTGGACCGGCAATAAATGGAAAAGTGATTCGCTACTCAGTATTTTTGGATATACCGAAAGTTTTCGATTTTTAACAGAATGTTTTACCCCTTTGTTTACAGACAATTATGTTTTTATTCCTGGAATAGAAGAAGATGGTACTAATAAGTTGGCTTATTTTGATATACAAGACCCCGATGAATTAAAACCAATGGGATACATCAAAAATAATGATGATGCTTGTCTTAGAAACGTTAGAGATGTGGCTTGGCACAATAACATTTTGTATTTAGGCGGAGATAAATTAACGGCCATAGATTTAGACGATTTTTACGATTGGCCTGAAACTGTTTTAGATTCAGGTTGGCAACAATTTGAACAACAATGGATATACTGGGATGCTATGCCTGAAACAGGTGGTTGTAACCCCTTATTTACAATAGACTTGCCAACAGCTCCTTATGAAAACGAAAACAACATCGTAAAAATGACCATTAAGGATAACCGTTGGCTCATTTGTTTTAGGTATGGTGGTGGATTATATAGTTTATTTATGACCATTTATGATCTAAATAACCCTTTAAACCCACAATTGGTTATGGATTATCAATTTGAACCTAACTCTAGTTCATATATGGACTTTTTCGATATAGAAATCCAGGGCGACAGGATATTTTTCTCATCCCACGGCACTGAAATCAGATATTTTGACTTGCCTAACTGGATGATTACTAGCACCCAACCTCAAAACATTAATTTGAATTCTATACAATGTGCTCCCTATCTAAATTGGGGAGAAAAAAAGATGATGTTACATAATAATGCTAACATAATGATGGTAAGCTGGACTCAATTAACATCGGGAGGGTCAGAAACCGATTTCGCCATTTACAACATTAGCAATCCTACTAATCCTATTTTAATTGCCACATTGCCTCACAATGCTATGACCTTTGACATCGATGAAGCTGCAAATAGATTGTACATTCCTGATAAAGCTTCTGGTTTATTATATGTTTATGATATTACAGTGCCAGGCAATCCTGTTCAGGTAGATATTATTTCTAATGAATTTTTAAGCCAACCAGGCTTGGCTATGTGGGGAGGTATAAAAGTTAGGGACGGTCGTTGTTATTTTCATGACAATTTTTTCATGAACAGTATTCCTTTAGAAAAGGAAGGTTCGGTAGGTATAGGAGAAACTAATCCCGAAGAAATTCTTGAAGTAAATGGTCAAGCTAATAAATTGAATGGAGGCAATTGGACTGGATATTCAGATAAACGTATCAAAAAGAATATTAACCCCTTAACCTATGGGCTGAAGGAAATATCACAAATAAATACCGTAGAGTATCAATATAATAGTCTATCGGGCTTCCAAGATACCACCAAGACCTATGTTGGAGTATTGGCTCAAGACATACAAAAAATACTGCCTCATACCGTAAGCCAAAAACGTAATAGCCTTAATGGTCTAAAAGACGTCAAACAATTAGACAGCTCCTCAATAATGTGGATACTGCTTAATGCTATTAAAGAACTTAAACAACAAATAGAAGATGAAAAAAAATACCACCATTAA